The nucleotide sequence ACTTTGCAACCACGATGCTTGGATTGGCACGCGCCATGGCCAGTTTCGCAGCGCCCGGTGATGGCATCAGGGGGGAGGCTCAGCGCGATCTTGTGTCCGCGATGCGCCGTCATCCCGACCTGATTGCGGGTGAGGGCCGAGCATGCACCGAGCTTATCCGTGCGGGCCACCGCCGCTTCGTGGTGAAAACCGGTGCAGATGGCGTCTACACCGGAATTCTGCCAGACCAGAAGTTGGGGATTGCCATCAAGATCGAAGATGGTGCGTCACGTGGATCAGAGGCCGTGATCGCCGCACTTCTGGCCCGTACCGGCTCTGTGGACCGTGATCATCCAGCAGTGCGGGCGCGGCTCAATCGACCAATCCTGACACGTCTTGGTGCGCAGACCGGGGAATTGTGTCCCGTAGAAGGTCTGTTGAGCTAGGATCAAACGATCCCTGCAAGCGAAAGAACTGCGATGATTACAACGATCACACCGATGATGTAGAAAATACTATGCATGTCCTCGTCTCCAATTGTGGTCGAGGGATAAACCGTTGGCCGTCTCGATGGTTCCACGGATCAGGACATGCGGGCGTTAAGCTCTGTTTCACTCCTAGACCTTATCGCTGAATGCGGGTGGATCGTGAGGTGTGATATGAGCGAGCAGTCGCTTCCGCAGATTATTGTGAAACGTAAACGCGTTAAGGGCGGCGACGCCCATCACGGCGGTGCATGGAAAGTAGCCTATGCCGATTTCGTAACGGCGATGATGGCGTTCTTTCTTTTGATGTGGCTGCTGAATGCGACAACGGAAAAGCAACGCAAGGGGTTGGCGGACTACTTCTCGCCGACGATCAGTTTCAGCCAACTGTCCAATGGGGGGGACGGCACGTTTTGGGGCGAGAGCGTGTTTTCCGAGGATACACTTGTTCAGAACGGCCAGGGCGCTTCGATGCTGCATCCCAGCCAGTTGCAGCAGGCGCGCGGTGATGTCGGGGTCAAACAGGGTCGCGGCGATCAGGCACGCGGTGACGTTGAAAAGCTGCTGGAGACACTTATGGCACGCGGTGGCGAAGCGATGTCGACGCTTTTGCAACAGCGACATGTTATCAGCCGGCTGAGCGATGAAGGGCTGGTGATCGACATATTCTCGCAGCCGGACGGGTTGCTGTTCGATCCCGAAACGGCCAAACCCACGCCCCTGCTCTCGTCCACGCTGGGCACTGTGGCCGAGGTGCTGGAACTGGTTTCCAACGAGGTCGCAGTGAATGCCTATCTCCCGTCGGAACCCGTTGTCCGGGTCGGGCGTGATGCATGGAAGCTGTCCGGAGATCGAGCCGATGTTGCACGGCGCGTCATGGAACGGCGCGGGCTCCCGTCCGACCGCTTGGCCCGTATCAGCGGTTTCGCAGACCGCAAGCCGATAGATCGTGATCCGATGGCCCTGCGCAATGAGCGCGTCGAGATTGTTGTCTTGCGTTCAGCTATCTGAACCTGACGAAACTATAGTGAAATACGCGCAATTTTAGATGTTAGCCCGCCGTTAAACCCGCACCTGTAACGCTTTACGTGAACAGAGCCGTTGAAGCAGAAAGGCGCAAAAATGACGATATCATCTTCCATGAATGCGGGTGTCATGGGGCTGACGGCCAATGCCAACAAGCTTGGTGTCATTTCCGACAACATCGCGAATAGTTCGACCTACGGCTATAAGCGGGCACATGCTGATTTCAATTCCATGGTCGTATCTGGTGGTGGAGGCACCTATTCTGCCGGCGGCGTCAGCTTCAGTTCGTCCCGTTCGATCGCAGACCGTGGATCATTGATTCCGACCAGCAACTCCACGGATTTGGCCATAGCAGGGCGGGGAATGCTTCCCGTGACCACGTCTGCCGCCGTTGGCGCAGGTGGCGATACTCCGATGATGCTGACAACCACGGGGTCTTTCAGCGCCGATGCCGAAGGCTATCTGCGGACCGATTCCGGTCTCGTTCTGATGGGTTGGCCAGCGAACCCCGATGGAACCATCCCCAACTATCCCCGTGACACGGCAACAGCGCTGGAACCTATCCGCGTCAATCTGAACGAAATGGCTGGTCGCCCGACGACGACGATGGAATTTGGTGTAAACCTGCCTGCGACCAGCACGAAGTTCGGGGCAACGCCGGCGAATGAAACCGTCTCGCTGGAATACTTCGACAACCTTGGCTCGGCGGAAAACCTGAACGTCACCTTCGTCCCGCAGCCTCCGGCGACGGCTGGCGGGCCGGAGAATATCTGGACCATGCAGATCACTGATTCCGCCTCTGGCGGTGCGCTGGTGGCGGAAGTCGCAATGACCTTCAACGATGATCGTACTACAGGCGGAACGCTGGCTTCCGTGGTGCCAACCGGCGCTGCAACCGATAGCTATGATCCTGCTACCGGAGAGTTGAATATTACGGTTGATGGTGGCCCGATTACAATCAACATCGGCAAGCCGGGCGAGGCTGGCGGATTCTCGCAACTGTCGGACACGTTTGCCCCTGCCACCGTTGAAAAGGACGGCTCTTCTGTCGCCTCCATGAGCGGGCTTGAAGTTGACGAGGGTGGCTTACTTCATGCGATCTACGACAACGGCGAAACACGCGCCATGTACCAGATACCTGTGGCGGATGTTCCAAACCCCAACGGCCTGACAGCGCTGGACAATCAGTCATATCAGATTTCGCGTGAAAGCGGCGCATTCTACCTGTGGTCTGCAGGTGACGGCCCGACAGGATCGATTGCCGGATATGCCCGGGAGGAGTCCACCAGTGACGTGGCGCATGAGTTGACGGAATTGATCCGCACGCAGCGCGCTTATTCCTCCAACGCGAAAGTCATCCAGACAGTTGACGAGATGTTGCAGGAAACCACGACGATCAAACGCTGATCTTCGACCAGTAAGGAGCAGCGCCCATGTCATTAAATTCAGCCATGATCCAAGCCCTGTCCGGGCTTCAGGCGATGAGCCGATCTGCCGGCGTCGTTTCGAACAACCTGGCCAATGCACTGACTGAAGGGTACGGGCGGCAGGAAGTAGAACTGACCGCTCGTTCAACGGGCGGTCAGGGAAGTGGCGTTACGGTTTCCTCAATTCAGCGTCTTGTGGACCAAGTCGTGATTAATGACCGGCGTTTGGCTGATGGAGCTGTGGCAGATTCGTCGGTGCGCTCGGCGTTTCTTGAGACGATTTCGGCAGTCCTTGGTGAGCCAGGTAGCGGGTCTAGTTTGACCGATCTGATGGGTGCGCTGGGGGCATCATTGATCGAAGCGGCGGCGCGGCCTGAGTCCGATGCAGCGCTTGGCCATGTAGTGACCGCATTCAGCGACGTAGTCGCGGTCCTGAACGACGCCTCCGATCAGGTGGAGCGGCAACGCACCGATGCGGACAGATCCATCGCGAAAGGCGTAGAGACGCTGAATTTATCATTGCAGATGGTCGATGATCTGAACTCGCAAATCGCGCGATTGCAGGCGGGTGGTAACGATGCGAATGCCCTGATCGATCAGCGGCAGGTTCTGATCGACCGCATTTCCGAAATCGTGCCGGTAAAACAGGTCGAACGTGACACAGGTGCCATCGCTTTGATGACCCAGAACGGGGCTATTCTGCTTGACGCTGAGCCTGCCGAGATCGGTTTCAGTCAGTCCTCGCTCGTGACGGCGCATATGACCTATGAGGGTGGAACGCTGTCCGGACTGACGATCAAGGGCACTGCGATTGATCTGACGCGCGATAACCATGCCTTGTCCGGGGGCGCGCTGGGTGGTCATCTTTCTGTGCGCGACGAACTGGGCGTAGCCGTTCAGTCCGAACTGGACGCATTCGCGCGGGACCTAGTTGAGCGGCTTTCCGATCCGGCAGTGGACGCGACATTGCCGACCGGCGCCCCGGGATTGCTGACTGACGGTGGCGGTGTATTCGATCCGCTGGATGAAGCCGGATTGGCCGGGCGTCTATCCTTGAACCCGTTTGTCGACCCGCTTGCAGGAGGAGAGGTCTGGCGTATCCGGGCGGGACTTGGCGCGGCGACACCAGGCGATTCAGGGCAATCTGCGCTTCTGGATCGATTATCCTCTGCACTCGACACGCAAGTGGCTCCGGGTTCGGGCAGCTACAGTCATCAACCCATGACGGCCTCGCAGCATGCGACAGAGTTGTTGTCGTCCGTTGGTATGCAAACCCAGCGCGTTGAAGCAGATCTCGCGCACCGACAAGCCCGACTTGATGTGCTGTCTGATCAGGAACTTGCTACCGGTGTGGACAGCGACGTCGAGATGCAGCGCCTGTTGGTGATTGAGCGCGCCTATGCCGCGAATGCGCGTGTGATCGAAACTGTCGAGCAGATGTTCGACTCTCTGCTGAGGATCTAGAGATGAGCATTTCAATTGGTGACTTGGCTCGTACAGTTGCGCTGACACGGCAAACGTCGGGGTTGAAGGTCGAACTGGACCGAAGCCTGATCGAGCTGACCACCGGAACAACGTCGGATATTTCGAAGGCGGTAAAAGGTGATTTCACATCGCTTGCCGCGATTGATCGATCAATCACGATGTATTCGGCCTATGATTATTCGAGTACGGAAGCGGCTCGTCTCGCTTCAGCTCAGCAGGATGCGTTGGATGATCTGCATGTGATGCTGCAATCGCGCGGCACTCAGTTGGCGGCCGCAGCCTCGGTTGGTATGGATTCGTCGGTCAAAGCGATTCTGTCAGAAACCCGGTCTGACTTCGACATGGCACTGTCGCGCCTGAATACCACGACCGGCGGGCGCGCGGCATTTGCAGGGGCGGATACGCAGGGCGCGGTGATGGTGTCGGCGGATGAGATCCTGACATCCTTGCGTACCGCAATAGGTCTTGCAGCAACGGCTGAGGATGTCATGGCTGAGGTTGATGCGTGGTTCGACGCACCCGGCGGCGGCTTTGAAACCGATGGATATCTTGGTTCGGCTGATGCGCTTTCGCCGATCAGGCTGGACGACAACCGAAGCGTGTCGCTCGATACGACCGCGTTGGACTCGGCGCTTCGCGATACATTGAAGGGATTTGCGGTGGGGTCACTTGTGCAGGACGGGCTGCTGGAGTCCAATGATGCGGAGCAATCCAAGCTCGCGAAAATCGCGGGTGAGGAGATGATCGGGGCACAGGACGGCCTGGTCGCATTGCGGGCATCTATCGGAACGTCGCAGGCAAAGATCGAATCCGCCACGGTTCGTAACGCCGTGCAGCTTAGCGCACTGACCCAAGCCCGGTCCGAGATCGTTGGCGTAGATCAATACGAGGCCGCCAACCGGCTGAGCGCTGTGCAGGCGCAGCTGGAAACCCTGTACACCGTCACCGCGCGCCTATCGCAGCTTAGCTTGGCAAAGGCACTCGGATGAGGTGGTTGGTTCTGATCGCGAGTTTATGGATGCCGTTGGTTGGTATGGCCAGCGAAGTTCGCCTTAAGGACATCGTTGAATTCGACGGCGTTCGGGGCAACGACCTGATTGGCTATGGTCTGGTGGTCGGGTTGGACGGAACGGGCGATGGAATCCGCAATTCGCCCTTTACCGAAGAAATCATGTCCAACCTTCTGGAACGTCTTGGCGTCAATGTCAGTGGCGAGGATTTTCGCCCCAAGAATGTCGCTGCGGTTTTTGTGACCGCCACACTGCCGCCTTTCGCGCGCGTCGGCAGTCAGATCGACGTCACTGTTTCAGCCATAGGGGATGCCAGTAGCTTACTGGGCGGGACATTGGTGATGACACCGCTCAACGCCGCCGATGGTGAGATATACGCGGTCGCACAGGGCACTGTGATCGCCGGGGGTGCCACAGCAGAAGGAGTGGGCGCGACCACGACGATTGGTGTGCCGACATCGGGCGTTCTGCCCTCCGGCGCGCGGGTCGAACGCGAGGTCGATTTTGACTTCACTGAACTGGACGCGCTTCGTCTGGCATTGCGTAATCCGGATTTTACGACGGCGCTGCTTGTCGAGAATGCGATCAACCGGCAGTTTCCCAACTCCGCCGAGGCATTAGACGCGGGAACCGTGCGGGTCAGTATCGTCGGCGCTCAAGCCGGTTCACCCGCCCGCACTATCGCCGTCATGGAGAATATTCGGGTGGAACCTCAACAGAAGGCCAAGGTTGTGGTCGACCAGCGGTCGGGGACAATCGTCATGGGCGCAGACGTTCGCATTTCGCGCGTGGCGGTTTCGCAGGGCAACCTGACTCTGCGGGTCAGAGAGGATCCGCTGGTCGTTCAGCCGAACCCGTTTGCAGAAGGTGAGACGGTCGTAGTGCCGCGCACCACTGCCGAAATTGAGGAGGAAGACGGAACAGGGCTTGCCGAGGTTCCTGATGGCACGAACCTTTCGGAAGTCATCGCTGGGCTGAATGCGCTTGGGGTCAGTCCACGGAATATGATCGATATCCTGAAAAGCATAAAGGCTGCCGGTGCGCTGCACGCAGAATTCATTGTTCGATAGCATGCTCTTGGGCTGACCGGAACTGTCGGTCTTCCGCGTGGCACGGCGTTTCGTTCAGAGTCAATTCGCGCGATGCCGCTGGCGGAGCTTCTGCCAAATGGCTCGCCAGGCTGGGTATGTGCCTTGTTCGATCAACAATACCCCGCGCATTCCGGGGTGAAGGGCAGTGTTCTCCGAAAGAGATGCCAAGCCCGGAAACACAACAGTGTCATCGCCACCGTCCGCGCGGATCTCAGTGATGGTACTGTTGATTCGCAGGCCGGGGGCATGATCGGGACGGAACTGGCCGACCACATCGCTTCTGACACGTTCGATCTCAGAGGATGGAACCAGCAGCGACAGCCGAAGATCGTTCAGGTCCGCAATTTCGAACAGAGCCTCGCCTTCTTGGACGCTCTGGCCGCTCTGCGACGCGATATCGGGTGCATAGACCACTCCAGAAATCGGGGCGAAGATTTCCGCGCTGTCTCGTTGCTGCTCCAGAAGGTCGACGCGTTCTCGTAAGGTTTGCACCTCAAGTTCGGCGGAGCGCAAATCGCTTGCGTTATTGGCGGAACGCGCGACTTCACGGGCGATCAATGCTGTGGAATAGTCCGAGCGTGCGGTGTCCAGAGCGAGATCCAACGCAGTCGTGACCATCCTTATCAGCGGCCCTTCCCCAAGCGCCACGGTCTGACCGTCGCGGAGCATAATGTCTTCGATTTCCCCTTCGAACGGCGCTGCAAGCACACGGCGGTTGGTGGCTTCGACGGTTGCGGGGATTTCGACGTTGTTCTGGACGGGAATGAATGCCCCGACCAAAACAGCTACGGCAAGTGCTATCAGTGCCAGCCAACCACGTTTGACTTTGGGACGCTTTGCGGGGGGTGCGTGAAGGGAAAATGCAGCTGAGGCCAGGGGAAGTAACCCCTGATTTCGTTTTGACCCATGCAGATGAATGACAATACCTGCTTGCTGCCCCGGAAAAGGTGCGAATACGCGGTCGCGGCCACGCATCCGGTTGCGAGCGGTGTCACGCATTTCCTTGCGCAGAGCGCCGGTAGGCGCTAACCGACTGACGTAACCGGCGGGTTTGGAAATTGTCACTTCCTTAAGTCGATGGCCGTCGAAATAGGCGATAGCGGCATAGTCAGCGCCGCAAACTTGCGCCAAGGTGTCCACAAATTCCTGCCGTTTTCCGCTGTCGCCCGCGACCAGGGGACCGACTTGCGCCATCAGGTTCTGATACCCGTCCAGATCCGGGTGGCGGTACTGGCGGTAGGACAGCGCCGCGATGAGCGTCAGGCGTTCATATGCCAGCGATTGAACGATTGGACCGTCTTGGGGCAAGTCGATCACGATCGCCGCATCCCCGCCACCTTGCAATACCACCCGCGCTGCCAAATAGGGCTGGCTCATAAGTAGGATCGCACCGTCTTCGCGCGGTTTCTCGAACACCTTTTCGGCAAGCGAAACTGCCACCGGATTGGGCGTGCCCGATGGAATCGATGCCAAGAGTTGCGGCACACCTTTTGCTCCCATCCCGAAGACAATCGCGGTTGGCGAGCTGGTCAGGGCAGACACGAGATGCGCGAGCCGCTTGGGGAAGTCGGGGTCACGGGTTTGTGTGGCGAAGCAAGTGTTTAAAGCGGCCAGAAGCGATCTGGACTTTGCTGACCCCGCCTCGGGGCTTCGCTCGTGATCTGGCGATGCTTCGTTCATAGAGGGCCGCAGCGATTTACGATTGGTCGGGAAGACGGATCAAGCGCATTTGGCGGTGACGATGATACAATAGGGACGCTGGGAGATGGTTGAGGGAATAAGGGCGCAGCTTCGCAGCAGCACAATTGCAGTCGTCCCTTTGATACACTGTCTCGTGACAACATTGTCATCCTGGCGGCACTCACCTGTCGAGGTTCGATCTCTCCTGAAGTAAATGCGTAGCCGATCTTACACACTGTAGGAAGTGCTGGTGCCGAGTAGAGAGTACGGTGTATCTGACGCCGGAGCGCAAGACTGTTACCTCTGCGGCTGAAGGCTAAGCAAATACTTCCCGTATTCGTTCTTCTTGTATGTTTCGCCCATTTCGCGGATCTGCTCGTCGGTGATCCAGCCCTGCTGATGGGCGATTTCCTCGAGGCAGCCGACCTGTTGACCTTGCCGCTGGGTCAGCGTGCGCACGAAGTTGGCTGCATCGAGAAGGCTGGCATGGGTGCCGGTGTCGAGCCAGGCATAGCCCCGGCCCATGGTTTCCACCGACAGGGTTCCGTCTGCCAGGTACATCTCCAGAAGCGATGTGATTTCCAGCTCCCCGCGGGCGGAGGGTCGTACCCGCCTGGCTCGCTCAGGTGCCGTACCATCAAGGAAATAGAGCCCCGTCACCGCATAGTTGGACGGGGGAGTTTCGGGCTTCTCGATGATGGATCGTGCGCGGCCCCCCTCGTCGAAAGCGACCACGCCGTAGCGTTCGGGGTCGGAAACGCGATAGCCGAAGACGGTGCCGCCGTCATGACGTTCCATCGCCGCAGATAGCAGATCGGGCAGCCCGTGGCCGAAGAAGATGTTGTCGCCCAGCACCATCGCCGACGGCGCACCGTCCAGGAAATCCTCGGCCAGGATATAGGCCTGTGCCAGCCCGTCGGGCGAGGGCTGCGTGATATAGCTCAGGCTGACGCCCCACTGGCTGCCATCGCCCAATGCGCGCTTGAACTGTTCCTGATCCTGGGGCGTGGTAATCAGCGCGACCTCGCGGATACCGGCCAGCATCAGCACCGACAGCGGGAAATAGATCATCGGCTTGTCATAGACCGGCAGCAGCTGTTTGGACACGCCATGCGTGATCGGATAAAGCCGCGTGCCGGACCCGCCTGCCAGAATGATGCCCTTGCGTGTGCTCATGGGTTGCCGTCTCCGAGCTCTTTCAGGATCGCGTTCAGCCCAACTCTCCAGTCGGGTCGCTCGATCCCGAACGTATCGCGTGTCAGGCTGGTGTCGAGACGGGAATTGAGCGGGCGCTCCGCGGGTGTCGGATAGGCCGCACTGGGAATGTCCGTGACCGCACAGCTGATGCCCGACTGGGCAAAGATCTCGCGCGCGAAGCCTGCCCAGCTTGTGTCTGGTGTGCCCGCGAAGTGATAGGTGCCGGACCTGGTAGGATCGGCGGAAAGCTGCTCCGCGATAGCCAGGCACGCGCGTGCAATATCCGCGGCCGGCGTTGGGCCGCCGATCTGGTCGGCCACGATGGTCAGCGCCTCTCGGTCCCGCCCCAGCCGCAGCATCGTCTTGACGAAGTTCGCGCCATGCGCGGACACGACCCAGCTGGTGCGCAGGATGGCGTGGGGCCCGTTCGCGGCGCGGATGGCGTCTTCGCCCGCCAGCTTGGTGCGCCCGTAAGCGCCCAGTGGG is from Qingshengfaniella alkalisoli and encodes:
- a CDS encoding flagellin gives rise to the protein MSISIGDLARTVALTRQTSGLKVELDRSLIELTTGTTSDISKAVKGDFTSLAAIDRSITMYSAYDYSSTEAARLASAQQDALDDLHVMLQSRGTQLAAAASVGMDSSVKAILSETRSDFDMALSRLNTTTGGRAAFAGADTQGAVMVSADEILTSLRTAIGLAATAEDVMAEVDAWFDAPGGGFETDGYLGSADALSPIRLDDNRSVSLDTTALDSALRDTLKGFAVGSLVQDGLLESNDAEQSKLAKIAGEEMIGAQDGLVALRASIGTSQAKIESATVRNAVQLSALTQARSEIVGVDQYEAANRLSAVQAQLETLYTVTARLSQLSLAKALG
- a CDS encoding efflux RND transporter periplasmic adaptor subunit; its protein translation is MNEASPDHERSPEAGSAKSRSLLAALNTCFATQTRDPDFPKRLAHLVSALTSSPTAIVFGMGAKGVPQLLASIPSGTPNPVAVSLAEKVFEKPREDGAILLMSQPYLAARVVLQGGGDAAIVIDLPQDGPIVQSLAYERLTLIAALSYRQYRHPDLDGYQNLMAQVGPLVAGDSGKRQEFVDTLAQVCGADYAAIAYFDGHRLKEVTISKPAGYVSRLAPTGALRKEMRDTARNRMRGRDRVFAPFPGQQAGIVIHLHGSKRNQGLLPLASAAFSLHAPPAKRPKVKRGWLALIALAVAVLVGAFIPVQNNVEIPATVEATNRRVLAAPFEGEIEDIMLRDGQTVALGEGPLIRMVTTALDLALDTARSDYSTALIAREVARSANNASDLRSAELEVQTLRERVDLLEQQRDSAEIFAPISGVVYAPDIASQSGQSVQEGEALFEIADLNDLRLSLLVPSSEIERVRSDVVGQFRPDHAPGLRINSTITEIRADGGDDTVVFPGLASLSENTALHPGMRGVLLIEQGTYPAWRAIWQKLRQRHRAN
- a CDS encoding flagellar basal body P-ring protein FlgI — translated: MRWLVLIASLWMPLVGMASEVRLKDIVEFDGVRGNDLIGYGLVVGLDGTGDGIRNSPFTEEIMSNLLERLGVNVSGEDFRPKNVAAVFVTATLPPFARVGSQIDVTVSAIGDASSLLGGTLVMTPLNAADGEIYAVAQGTVIAGGATAEGVGATTTIGVPTSGVLPSGARVEREVDFDFTELDALRLALRNPDFTTALLVENAINRQFPNSAEALDAGTVRVSIVGAQAGSPARTIAVMENIRVEPQQKAKVVVDQRSGTIVMGADVRISRVAVSQGNLTLRVREDPLVVQPNPFAEGETVVVPRTTAEIEEEDGTGLAEVPDGTNLSEVIAGLNALGVSPRNMIDILKSIKAAGALHAEFIVR
- a CDS encoding flagellar motor protein MotB, with the translated sequence MKRKRVKGGDAHHGGAWKVAYADFVTAMMAFFLLMWLLNATTEKQRKGLADYFSPTISFSQLSNGGDGTFWGESVFSEDTLVQNGQGASMLHPSQLQQARGDVGVKQGRGDQARGDVEKLLETLMARGGEAMSTLLQQRHVISRLSDEGLVIDIFSQPDGLLFDPETAKPTPLLSSTLGTVAEVLELVSNEVAVNAYLPSEPVVRVGRDAWKLSGDRADVARRVMERRGLPSDRLARISGFADRKPIDRDPMALRNERVEIVVLRSAI
- the rfbA gene encoding glucose-1-phosphate thymidylyltransferase RfbA, producing the protein MSTRKGIILAGGSGTRLYPITHGVSKQLLPVYDKPMIYFPLSVLMLAGIREVALITTPQDQEQFKRALGDGSQWGVSLSYITQPSPDGLAQAYILAEDFLDGAPSAMVLGDNIFFGHGLPDLLSAAMERHDGGTVFGYRVSDPERYGVVAFDEGGRARSIIEKPETPPSNYAVTGLYFLDGTAPERARRVRPSARGELEITSLLEMYLADGTLSVETMGRGYAWLDTGTHASLLDAANFVRTLTQRQGQQVGCLEEIAHQQGWITDEQIREMGETYKKNEYGKYLLSLQPQR
- a CDS encoding flagellar hook protein FlgE, whose amino-acid sequence is MTISSSMNAGVMGLTANANKLGVISDNIANSSTYGYKRAHADFNSMVVSGGGGTYSAGGVSFSSSRSIADRGSLIPTSNSTDLAIAGRGMLPVTTSAAVGAGGDTPMMLTTTGSFSADAEGYLRTDSGLVLMGWPANPDGTIPNYPRDTATALEPIRVNLNEMAGRPTTTMEFGVNLPATSTKFGATPANETVSLEYFDNLGSAENLNVTFVPQPPATAGGPENIWTMQITDSASGGALVAEVAMTFNDDRTTGGTLASVVPTGAATDSYDPATGELNITVDGGPITINIGKPGEAGGFSQLSDTFAPATVEKDGSSVASMSGLEVDEGGLLHAIYDNGETRAMYQIPVADVPNPNGLTALDNQSYQISRESGAFYLWSAGDGPTGSIAGYAREESTSDVAHELTELIRTQRAYSSNAKVIQTVDEMLQETTTIKR
- the rfbD gene encoding dTDP-4-dehydrorhamnose reductase yields the protein MRILVFGKTGQVATELARAPGNHQLICLGRDEADFTTAEACAAIVRDTNADAIINAVAYTAVDKAEEDEATALQVNATTPAAIARAAAELDIPLVHISTDYVFDGSGGIPWPVDAPTAPLGAYGRTKLAGEDAIRAANGPHAILRTSWVVSAHGANFVKTMLRLGRDREALTIVADQIGGPTPAADIARACLAIAEQLSADPTRSGTYHFAGTPDTSWAGFAREIFAQSGISCAVTDIPSAAYPTPAERPLNSRLDTSLTRDTFGIERPDWRVGLNAILKELGDGNP
- the flgK gene encoding flagellar hook-associated protein FlgK, producing MSLNSAMIQALSGLQAMSRSAGVVSNNLANALTEGYGRQEVELTARSTGGQGSGVTVSSIQRLVDQVVINDRRLADGAVADSSVRSAFLETISAVLGEPGSGSSLTDLMGALGASLIEAAARPESDAALGHVVTAFSDVVAVLNDASDQVERQRTDADRSIAKGVETLNLSLQMVDDLNSQIARLQAGGNDANALIDQRQVLIDRISEIVPVKQVERDTGAIALMTQNGAILLDAEPAEIGFSQSSLVTAHMTYEGGTLSGLTIKGTAIDLTRDNHALSGGALGGHLSVRDELGVAVQSELDAFARDLVERLSDPAVDATLPTGAPGLLTDGGGVFDPLDEAGLAGRLSLNPFVDPLAGGEVWRIRAGLGAATPGDSGQSALLDRLSSALDTQVAPGSGSYSHQPMTASQHATELLSSVGMQTQRVEADLAHRQARLDVLSDQELATGVDSDVEMQRLLVIERAYAANARVIETVEQMFDSLLRI